One Microcebus murinus isolate Inina chromosome 9, M.murinus_Inina_mat1.0, whole genome shotgun sequence DNA window includes the following coding sequences:
- the LOC142872884 gene encoding olfactory receptor-like protein OLF3 produces MGTDNQTQVTEFILLGLTSDRDVQVSLFVLFLVTYLMTLTGNFLIVLLIRLDSRLHTPMYFFLTNLSLVDASYATSIVPQMLVHFLAEHKVIPLLSCAAQLFFSLALGGIEFVLLAVMAYDRYVAVCDPLRYSAVMHGGLCTRLAVTSWVSGSINSLMQTGITFQLPMCTNKFIDHISCEILAVVRLACVDTSSNEVAIMVSSIVLLMTPFCLVLLSYIRIISTILKIQSTEGRKKAFHTCASHLTVVVLCYGMTIFTYIQPHSGPSVLQEKLISVFYAIIIPMLNPMIYSLRNKEVKGAWQKLLGQFSGLTSKLAA; encoded by the coding sequence ATGGGAACAGATAATCAGACACAGGTGACAGAATTTATTCTCCTTGGCCTGACCAGTGACCGGGACGTTCAGGTCTCCCTTTTTGTCCTGTTCTTGGTAACGTACCTCATGACATTGACAGGGAACTTTCTCATTGTTCTCCTGATCAGACTGGACAGCCGACTCCACACTCCCATGTATTTCTTTCTCACCAACCTCTCCCTTGTTGATGCCTCCTATGCCACAAGCATAGTCCCTCAGATGCTGGTGCATTTTCTTGCAGAACATAAAGTCATCCCACTCCTGAGCTGTGCAGCCCAGCTATTTTTCTCCCTGGCATTGGGCGGGATTGAGTTTGTTCTCCTGGCagtgatggcctatgaccgctacgTGGCTGTGTGTGACCCCCTGAGATACTCGGCCGTCATGCATGGAGGGCTGTGTACTAGGTTGGCCGTTACGTCCTGGGTCAGTGGCTCCATCAACTCTCTCATGCAGACTGGTATTACCTTTCAGCTGCCCATGTGCACCAACAAGTTTATTGATCACATATCCTGTGAAATCCTAGCGGTGGTCAGGCTGGCTTGTGTGGACACCTCCTCCAATGAGGTTGCCATCATGGTCTCTAGCATTGTCCTTCTGATGACACCCTTCTGCCTGGTTCTTTTGTCCTACATCCGGATTATCTCCACCATCCTGAAGATCCAGtccacagagggaaggaagaaagccTTCCACACATGTGCCTCTCACCTCACAGTGGTTGTTCTGTGCTATGGCATGACCATTTTCACTTATATCCAGCCTCACTCCGGTCCCTCTGTCCTTCAGGAAAAGTTGATCTCTGTCTTCTATGCCATTATTATTCCCATGCTGAATCCGATGATTTACAGTCTAAGGAATAAGGAGGTGAAGGGGGCCTGGCAGAAACTATTAGGGCAATTCTCTGGGTTAACATCAAAACTAGCAGCTTGA